The following are encoded in a window of Archangium lipolyticum genomic DNA:
- a CDS encoding sensor histidine kinase translates to MNPSPASPPSSGLDQVLREALARSFMRLTRIKIYLTPLSVFLLLYFLVREPAVWRKWLLGGLLGLWLVADGIEALRQYLRPTPRQKFPFTYVIGFGVPVNGGLILVMGGLEGPFTPGLLVVSFFVSLFTTTRGAWVLALLHVATLWGLAAVSITGVVPDLLPQLYGGGARAGHNNALLLSHVTVLSVLVAYSAGVGSILRGIFQGMVKDALAARDETLRIHTEAIDTLTRLSGEIAHELKNPLASVKGLAAMVARDVEGKPAERLAVLRREVDRMQEILEGFLNFSRPLLPLNEQRTSLDGLCRQVVELHEGMAGERGVSLRLFAERPVVIGCDPRKVKQVLINLVQNALEAAPRGSTVELVILPTPEGGGRVEVRDRGPGIASKVRERVFEPGVTTKPQGNGLGLALARVVARQHGGELELHPREGGGCVAELVLPAGSPPQQTRTEVVA, encoded by the coding sequence GTGAACCCCTCCCCCGCCTCCCCGCCATCGAGCGGCCTCGATCAGGTGCTGCGCGAGGCCCTCGCCCGCAGCTTCATGCGCTTGACGCGTATCAAAATCTACCTGACGCCGCTGTCGGTCTTCCTCCTCCTCTATTTCCTCGTGCGAGAGCCAGCGGTCTGGCGCAAGTGGCTGCTCGGGGGGCTGCTGGGACTCTGGTTGGTGGCCGACGGCATCGAGGCTCTTCGCCAGTACCTGCGCCCCACGCCGCGCCAGAAATTCCCGTTTACCTACGTCATCGGCTTCGGCGTCCCGGTGAATGGGGGCCTGATCCTGGTGATGGGCGGGCTCGAGGGGCCGTTCACGCCGGGGCTGCTCGTCGTGAGCTTCTTCGTCTCCCTCTTCACCACCACTCGAGGTGCGTGGGTTCTCGCGCTCTTGCATGTGGCGACGCTGTGGGGGCTGGCCGCGGTCTCCATCACCGGGGTGGTGCCGGACCTGCTGCCGCAGCTCTACGGGGGCGGTGCACGGGCCGGGCACAATAACGCCCTGCTGCTGTCCCACGTGACGGTGCTGAGCGTGCTGGTGGCGTATTCCGCCGGCGTTGGCTCCATCCTGCGGGGCATCTTCCAGGGCATGGTGAAGGACGCGCTGGCCGCGCGCGACGAGACGCTGCGCATCCACACCGAGGCCATCGACACGCTCACCCGGCTCAGCGGGGAGATTGCCCACGAGCTGAAGAACCCGCTGGCCAGCGTGAAGGGCCTGGCCGCCATGGTGGCGCGGGACGTGGAGGGCAAGCCGGCCGAGCGCCTGGCGGTGCTACGGCGCGAGGTGGACCGGATGCAGGAGATTCTGGAGGGCTTCCTCAACTTCTCCCGGCCCCTGCTCCCGCTCAACGAGCAGCGCACCTCGCTGGATGGGTTGTGCCGGCAAGTGGTGGAGCTGCACGAGGGCATGGCGGGCGAGCGGGGCGTGAGCCTGCGCCTGTTCGCCGAGCGGCCGGTGGTCATCGGGTGTGACCCGCGCAAGGTGAAGCAGGTGCTCATCAACCTGGTGCAGAACGCACTGGAGGCCGCGCCACGCGGGAGCACGGTGGAGCTGGTGATACTGCCCACGCCCGAGGGCGGCGGACGGGTGGAGGTGCGTGACCGGGGGCCGGGGATCGCTTCCAAGGTGCGCGAGCGCGTCTTCGAGCCGGGCGTCACCACGAAACCCCAGGGCAACGGACTGGGCCTGGCCCTGGCGCGGGTGGTGGCGCGGCAGCACGGCGGCGAGCTGGAGCTCCACCCGCGAGAGGGTGGCGGCTGCGTGGCCGAGCTGGTGCTGCCCGCGGGGTCGCCGCCTCAGCAGACGAGAACGGAGGTCGTGGCATGA
- a CDS encoding sigma-54-dependent transcriptional regulator, with the protein MNARVLVADDDAGVRYTLRGLLEDDGFQVEEVGDGEAALQRLAAEPPVDLVISDLRMPKVDGMELLRRGRALSPVPRVILITAHGSERHAVEAMKLGALDYFRKPFEVDDVLAVVRRALGTLRLEAENERLAGEVNLLRSLVFVSPAMSRLALLVKRVGPRDVTVLITGESGTGKERIAEALVRASTRADRPFVRFNCAALTPELADAELFGHTRGAFTGAVRARQGLFREADGGTLLLDEVGELDPATQARLLRVLQEGEVRPVGEDRSWPVDVRILAATHRDLVQRVKEGRFREDLFYRLKVVNLHVPPLRERPEDLAALAKHFLTRFAERFHVPAVQMTPELMARLTAWKWPGNVRELENALESAVAMSPDGMLDLSLLPGGPGQEHSEGAQRAGLKEKVEAYERALIVAALEEAHGNRSEAARLLDIGRATLHDKLRKYGLAREEEAE; encoded by the coding sequence ATGAATGCGCGAGTGTTGGTGGCGGACGACGACGCGGGCGTGCGCTACACGCTGCGCGGGCTGCTCGAGGATGACGGGTTCCAGGTGGAGGAGGTGGGGGACGGAGAGGCCGCGCTGCAACGGCTGGCCGCCGAGCCCCCGGTGGACCTGGTCATCAGCGACCTGCGGATGCCGAAGGTGGACGGAATGGAGCTGCTGCGTCGGGGGCGCGCGCTCTCGCCCGTCCCGCGCGTCATCCTCATCACCGCGCACGGCAGCGAGCGGCACGCGGTGGAGGCCATGAAGCTCGGCGCGCTGGACTACTTCCGCAAGCCCTTCGAGGTGGATGACGTGCTGGCGGTGGTGCGCCGGGCGCTGGGCACCCTTCGGCTGGAGGCGGAGAACGAGCGGCTGGCGGGTGAGGTGAACCTGCTGCGCTCGCTCGTCTTCGTCTCGCCGGCGATGAGCCGGCTGGCGCTGCTGGTGAAGCGGGTGGGGCCGCGCGACGTGACGGTACTCATCACCGGCGAGAGCGGCACGGGCAAGGAGCGCATCGCCGAGGCGCTGGTTCGCGCCTCCACCCGGGCGGACCGGCCCTTCGTGCGCTTCAACTGCGCGGCCCTCACTCCCGAGCTCGCCGACGCAGAGCTGTTCGGCCACACCCGGGGGGCCTTCACCGGAGCGGTGCGCGCGCGGCAGGGCCTGTTCCGCGAGGCGGACGGCGGCACGCTGCTGCTCGACGAAGTGGGCGAGTTGGACCCGGCCACCCAGGCCAGACTGCTGCGCGTGCTGCAGGAGGGCGAGGTGCGGCCGGTGGGGGAGGACCGGTCCTGGCCGGTGGACGTGCGCATCCTGGCGGCCACCCACCGGGACCTCGTGCAGCGGGTGAAGGAGGGGCGCTTCCGGGAGGATCTCTTCTACCGGCTGAAGGTGGTGAACCTGCACGTGCCGCCGCTGCGGGAGCGGCCGGAGGACCTCGCCGCGCTGGCGAAGCACTTCCTCACGCGTTTCGCCGAGCGCTTCCACGTGCCGGCGGTGCAGATGACGCCGGAGCTGATGGCGCGGCTGACGGCGTGGAAGTGGCCGGGCAACGTGCGCGAGCTGGAGAATGCGCTGGAGAGCGCGGTGGCCATGAGCCCGGATGGGATGCTGGACCTGTCGCTGCTGCCGGGAGGACCGGGACAGGAGCACAGCGAGGGAGCGCAGCGAGCGGGCCTCAAGGAGAAGGTGGAGGCGTACGAGCGGGCCCTCATCGTCGCCGCGCTGGAGGAGGCCCACGGCAACCGCAGCGAGGCGGCGCGGCTGCTGGACATCGGCCGCGCCACCCTGCACGACAAGCTGAGGAAGTACGGCCTGGCGCGCGAGGAGGAGGCGGAGTAG